A single genomic interval of Bos indicus isolate NIAB-ARS_2022 breed Sahiwal x Tharparkar chromosome 5, NIAB-ARS_B.indTharparkar_mat_pri_1.0, whole genome shotgun sequence harbors:
- the DYRK2 gene encoding dual specificity tyrosine-phosphorylation-regulated kinase 2 isoform X1 has translation MLTRKPSAAAPAAYPTGRGGDSAVRQLQASPGLGAGAPRSGVGTGPPSPIALPPLRASNAATAAHTIGGSKHTMNDHLHVSSHGQIQVQQLFEDNSNKRTVLTTQPNGLTTVGKTGLPVVPERQLESIHRRQGSSTSLKSLEGMGKVKATPMTPEQAMKQYMQKLTSFEHHEIFSYPEIYFLGPNAKKRQGMTGGPNNGGYDDDQGSYVQVPHDHVAYRYEVLKVIGKGSFGQVVKAYDHKVHQHVALKMVRNEKRFHRQAAEEIRILEHLRKQDKDNTMNVIHMLENFTFRNHICMTFELLSMNLYELIKKNKFQGFSLPLVRKFAHSILQCLDALHKNRIIHCDLKPENILLKQQGRSGIKVIDFGSSCYEHQRVYTYIQSRFYRAPEVILGARYGMPIDMWSLGCILAELLTGYPLLPGEDEGDQLACMIELLGMPSQKLLDASKRAKNFVSSKGYPRYCTVTTLSDGSVVLNGGRSRRGKLRGPPESREWGNALKGCDDPLFLDFLKQCLEWDPAVRMTPGQALRHPWLRRRLPKPPTGEKTSVKRITESTGAITSISKLPPPSSSASKLRTNLAQMTDANGNIQQRTVLPKLVS, from the exons ATGTTAACCAGGAAACCTTCGGCCGCCGCTCCCGCCGCCTACCCGACCG GCCGAGGAGGGGACAGCGCCGTTCGCCAGCTTCAGGCTTCCCCGGGGCTTGGTGCGGGGGCTCCCCGGAGCGGAGTGGGGACCGGCCCGCCCTCCCCCATCGCCCTGCCGCCTCTCCGAGCCAGCAACGCTGCCACCGCAGCCCACACG ATTGGCGGCAGTAAGCACACAATGAATGACCACCTACACGTCAGCAGCCACGGACAGATCCAGGTTCAGCAGCTGTTTGAGGATAACAGTAACAAGCGGACAGTGCTCACGACACAACCAAATGGGCTTACCACGGTGGGCAAAACGGGGTTGCCAGTGGTGCCGGAGCGGCAGCTGGAGAGCATCCACAGACGGCAGGGGAGTTCCACCTCTCTGAAGTCTCTGGAAGGCATGGGGAAGGTGAAAGCCACCCCCATGACTCCGGAGCAAGCAATGAAGCAATACATGCAAAAACTAACCAGCTTTGAACACCATGAGATTTTCAGCTACCCTGAAATATACTTCTTAGGTCCAAATGCAAAGAAGCGCCAGGGCATGACAGGCGGGCCCAACAACGGTGGCTACGACGACGACCAGGGGTCCTATGTGCAGGTGCCCCACGATCACGTGGCTTACAGGTACGAGGTCCTCAAGGTCATTGGGAAGGGGAGCTTTGGGCAGGTGGTCAAGGCCTACGACCACAAAGTCCACCAGCACGTGGCCCTGAAGATGGTGCGGAACGAGAAGCGCTTCCACCGGCAGGCGGCCGAGGAGATCCGCATCCTGGAGCATCTGCGCAAGCAGGACAAGGACAACACCATGAACGTCATCCACATGTTGGAGAACTTCACCTTCCGCAACCACATCTGCATGACATTCGAGCTGCTCAGCATGAACCTCTATGAGCTCATCAAGAAGAACAAGTTCCAGGGCTTTAGTCTGCCTCTGGTTCGCAAGTTCGCCCACTCCATCCTGCAGTGCCTGGACGCTTTGCACAAAAACAGGATAATTCACTGTGACTTGAAGCCCGAGAACATTTTATTGAAGCAGCAGGGTAGAAGCGGGATTAAAGTGATTGATTTTGGCTCCAGTTGTTATGAGCACCAGCGGGTCTACACATACATCCAGTCCCGTTTCTACCGGGCCCCGGAAGTGATCCTTGGCGCCAGGTATGGCATGCCCATCGACATGTGGAGCCTGGGCTGCATCCTCGCAGAGCTCCTGACTGGTTACCCCCTCTTGCCTGGGGAGGATGAAGGGGACCAGCTGGCCTGTATGATTGAACTGCTGGGCATGCCCTCCCAGAAACTGCTGGATGCATCCAAACGAGCCAAAAATTTTGTGAGCTCCAAGGGTTATCCTCGTTACTGCACTGTCACGACTCTCTCAGACGGCTCCGTGGTCCTCAATGGTGGCCGTTCCCggagggggaaactgaggggcCCACCAGAGAGCAGAGAGTGGGGGAATGCACTGAAGGGGTGTGACGATCCCCTCTTCCTTGACTTCTTAAAACAGTGTTTAGAATGGGATCCTGCAGTTCGCATGACCCCTGGCCAGGCTTTGCGGCACCCCTGGCTGAGGAGGCGGCTGCCAAAGCCTCCAACGGGGGAGAAGACGTCTGTGAAGAGGATCACTGAGAGCACTGGTGCTATCACATCCATTTCCAAATTACCTCCACCTTCCAGCTCAGCTTCCAAACTGAGGACTAATCTGGCACAGATGACAGATGCCAATGGGAATATTCAGCAGAGGACAGTATTGCCAAAACTGGTTAGCTGA
- the DYRK2 gene encoding dual specificity tyrosine-phosphorylation-regulated kinase 2 isoform X2: MNDHLHVSSHGQIQVQQLFEDNSNKRTVLTTQPNGLTTVGKTGLPVVPERQLESIHRRQGSSTSLKSLEGMGKVKATPMTPEQAMKQYMQKLTSFEHHEIFSYPEIYFLGPNAKKRQGMTGGPNNGGYDDDQGSYVQVPHDHVAYRYEVLKVIGKGSFGQVVKAYDHKVHQHVALKMVRNEKRFHRQAAEEIRILEHLRKQDKDNTMNVIHMLENFTFRNHICMTFELLSMNLYELIKKNKFQGFSLPLVRKFAHSILQCLDALHKNRIIHCDLKPENILLKQQGRSGIKVIDFGSSCYEHQRVYTYIQSRFYRAPEVILGARYGMPIDMWSLGCILAELLTGYPLLPGEDEGDQLACMIELLGMPSQKLLDASKRAKNFVSSKGYPRYCTVTTLSDGSVVLNGGRSRRGKLRGPPESREWGNALKGCDDPLFLDFLKQCLEWDPAVRMTPGQALRHPWLRRRLPKPPTGEKTSVKRITESTGAITSISKLPPPSSSASKLRTNLAQMTDANGNIQQRTVLPKLVS; this comes from the coding sequence ATGAATGACCACCTACACGTCAGCAGCCACGGACAGATCCAGGTTCAGCAGCTGTTTGAGGATAACAGTAACAAGCGGACAGTGCTCACGACACAACCAAATGGGCTTACCACGGTGGGCAAAACGGGGTTGCCAGTGGTGCCGGAGCGGCAGCTGGAGAGCATCCACAGACGGCAGGGGAGTTCCACCTCTCTGAAGTCTCTGGAAGGCATGGGGAAGGTGAAAGCCACCCCCATGACTCCGGAGCAAGCAATGAAGCAATACATGCAAAAACTAACCAGCTTTGAACACCATGAGATTTTCAGCTACCCTGAAATATACTTCTTAGGTCCAAATGCAAAGAAGCGCCAGGGCATGACAGGCGGGCCCAACAACGGTGGCTACGACGACGACCAGGGGTCCTATGTGCAGGTGCCCCACGATCACGTGGCTTACAGGTACGAGGTCCTCAAGGTCATTGGGAAGGGGAGCTTTGGGCAGGTGGTCAAGGCCTACGACCACAAAGTCCACCAGCACGTGGCCCTGAAGATGGTGCGGAACGAGAAGCGCTTCCACCGGCAGGCGGCCGAGGAGATCCGCATCCTGGAGCATCTGCGCAAGCAGGACAAGGACAACACCATGAACGTCATCCACATGTTGGAGAACTTCACCTTCCGCAACCACATCTGCATGACATTCGAGCTGCTCAGCATGAACCTCTATGAGCTCATCAAGAAGAACAAGTTCCAGGGCTTTAGTCTGCCTCTGGTTCGCAAGTTCGCCCACTCCATCCTGCAGTGCCTGGACGCTTTGCACAAAAACAGGATAATTCACTGTGACTTGAAGCCCGAGAACATTTTATTGAAGCAGCAGGGTAGAAGCGGGATTAAAGTGATTGATTTTGGCTCCAGTTGTTATGAGCACCAGCGGGTCTACACATACATCCAGTCCCGTTTCTACCGGGCCCCGGAAGTGATCCTTGGCGCCAGGTATGGCATGCCCATCGACATGTGGAGCCTGGGCTGCATCCTCGCAGAGCTCCTGACTGGTTACCCCCTCTTGCCTGGGGAGGATGAAGGGGACCAGCTGGCCTGTATGATTGAACTGCTGGGCATGCCCTCCCAGAAACTGCTGGATGCATCCAAACGAGCCAAAAATTTTGTGAGCTCCAAGGGTTATCCTCGTTACTGCACTGTCACGACTCTCTCAGACGGCTCCGTGGTCCTCAATGGTGGCCGTTCCCggagggggaaactgaggggcCCACCAGAGAGCAGAGAGTGGGGGAATGCACTGAAGGGGTGTGACGATCCCCTCTTCCTTGACTTCTTAAAACAGTGTTTAGAATGGGATCCTGCAGTTCGCATGACCCCTGGCCAGGCTTTGCGGCACCCCTGGCTGAGGAGGCGGCTGCCAAAGCCTCCAACGGGGGAGAAGACGTCTGTGAAGAGGATCACTGAGAGCACTGGTGCTATCACATCCATTTCCAAATTACCTCCACCTTCCAGCTCAGCTTCCAAACTGAGGACTAATCTGGCACAGATGACAGATGCCAATGGGAATATTCAGCAGAGGACAGTATTGCCAAAACTGGTTAGCTGA